The Candidatus Hydrogenedentota bacterium genome contains the following window.
ACCCCGGTGTGCAGTTCGCAACCGAAGGCAGTCTGTTTACCTTCGACCCCGTCCTGAACGATGGGGACGCCGGTGACACGCATTCCTATTCCCTGGTTGTCTCCAAGGGTGACGCCGAAGTCGACCCCGCAACCGGGCGTCTCACCTGGACCCCGGGATTCAGTGACGCCGGCGACCATACCATACGGATCCGCGCCGTGGACAGCGGAATACCGCCTCGCGACGCCCTCCTCGAACTGCAAATTAACGTGGTGGACGCAAACGGGCCGCCGGCCATCGCCCCCATTGGCGATCAGGTCGTCGTCGAACGCGAAACCCTGTCCTTCCTCGTCCAGGCGACCGATCCGGACCTCGCCGACACCCTCGCGTTCGCCCTCGAAGGGGCGCGGGCCGGAAGTAGTATTGACCCCGTGTCCGGGGTGTTCACCTGGACGCCCACGATCATTGATGCCGGCGAATATGACGTCACCTTCGTGGTCACCGACAACGGCGATCCCGCCTTGAGCGCGCGCCAGACCATCCGGATCACCGTCCTCGACGCCAACCAGCAGCCCACGGATATCCGCCTCACGCCATCGAACATTGCCGAGAATCAGCCCGCCGGAACCGTCGTCGGCGTGCTTACGACCGTCGACCCCGATGTCGCCGACCAGCACACCTACACATTTGCCGAAGGGCCGGGCGACAGCGGAAACCAGCATTTCGTAATCCAGGGCAATGAGCTCAGGTCGGCTACATCGTTCAACTTCGAGGCGCAATCCAGCTACAGCATTCGCATACGGACCTTCGATGGCAAAGATGGGGCCTTCACGCGCGCCCTTACCGTGAGCATCACCAATGCCAACGACCCCCCGGAGGCCATCTTGCTTTCGAACACGACCGTCGATGAAAACGTCCCGCCCGGGACCGTGGTCGGCGCCCTCCGCACCATCGACGAAGACCGGTCCAATGTGCATCTCTACAGTCTCGTGGCAGGCGAAGGCGACACCGACAACTCGCTCTTCGCCATCAGCGGCGACAACCTCGTCACCGCCGGGCCCATCGATTTCGAGACAAAGAGCAGCCTCAGCGTTCGAATTCGCAGCACCGACCCGGCCGGAGCCTTTGTCGAAGCCGTCTTCACCATCGCCGTGAACGATCTCAACGATACGCCGGAAAGTATCAGCCTGAGCAACGCGACCGTCCTGGAGAATCAGCCCGCCGGCACACTGGTCGGCGAGTTCATGGCGGGCGATGCCGACGGCGATTCCCACACCTACACGCTGGTTTCCGGAGAGGGCGCCGCCGACAACGACCGCTTCCAGATCGAGGGCAACGAGCTCTTGACCGCCGTCCCGCTGGACTTCGAGCGGGCCCGCTTCCGGAGCATCCGGGTTCGCGCCAGCGACGGCCGGAACGTGAGCTTCGAGATGGTCTTCGAGATCGAGGTCCTGGATGCGAACGATCCCCCCACCGACATCGTACTCAGCGCCTCCGCGATCCTGGGCAACGTGCCCGCCGGCACAAAGATCGCCGATATCCGGACCATCGACCAGGACCTGGATGACGCCCATGTCTACAGCCTTGTCGCCGGAGAAGGCGGGCAGAACAACAGCCGTTTCCAGATTGATGGAAGTGCGCTCGTCGCGCGCCAACGCGTAAACTTCGATTCAAATGCCCAGTTCAACATCCGGATCCGCACCACGGATCGCGGCGGAGCCACATTCGAGAAGCCCTTCATACTCACAAACGATGACGTCGACGGCGACGGCCTTTCCGATGCCTGGGAACTGGCCAACTTCGGCAATCTGGCGGCCGGCCCCGAGGAAGACGCCGATGGCGACGGCCTGACCAACGCGCAAGAGTTCGAATTCGGCACGGATCCGCTCAATCCCGATACCGACGGCGACGGATTCTCGGACGCCGAGGAAATAGCGCTCGGAACCGACCCCCTGGATCCAAACGATGCGCCCGCATCGCTGCGCGTAACCCCGCAATCGGCCTCGGCGCCGCGCTCCGGCGGCACGGTAACCCTGCGCGTCGAAAACCGGGGCAAGGCCGGAATGAACTGGCGGGCGGTCCCCGTCGCGGGGGACTTCATCGAGATTCTTTCCGGGTCCAGTGGCGTCGATCGCGGCGAAATTCGCGTCTCGGTCGCCCCCAACGCCGCGCCAACCGCGCGCGCCGCGGCGGTTCGTGTCTCCGCGCCCGGTACCGCGGGCAGCCCGCTGGAGGTCGAGATCGTTCAGGATCCCTGCGTGGCGCCTCCCGCGCCTACCGGCGTCCGCGCAACCAACGGAACCGTTCCCGGCCTCGTGCGAATCACGTGGAGCCCCGTACCCGACGCCGAGCGCTACATGATCTATCGCGGCCTCGAAAACGATCCGGCTCGCGCCGTTCTCCTCGCCACGGTGACCGGCTCCGCCTATACCGACCGGAACGCCCCGGCCCTCCGGGACAAACAGGCCGGAGGAGACGCCGGTTGCGCCCTGCTGCCCGAGCCCGAGCCCGCCGCCAGCGCATACCTCTACTGGGTGCGCGCATCCAGCGCCTGCGGGACCAGCGCCTTCAGCGTCCCCGATGACGGCTTCCCCGGCCCGGGCGCTCCACCGGCGCGCGAAATCTTCGAGCCCGTGCTTCCAACCTTCGAAACCGAAGATCGGACCCTCACCGCGCGCGAAGACTCCGTGCTGGCAATCCGGTTGCGCCGGGACACCGCGATCGATCCCGCCTCCATCCAGGGGCTCGTCGAGTTTGCCGGCGGTTCCAGCGACAGCGTCGCCTGGCAGGCGATCGATGCCGCCGGACTCCGGGATGGCTGGGCCGTGTACCGCCCGGAACCCGGCCAGTTCACGCCGGGAGACAGCGTGACATTCACCGTCGTCGCGTCCACCGTCGCCGGCGAGGCGATCGGGCCCCTCAGCTACAGCTTCGATATCGAGACCGAAGCCGAGTTCCTGGGCAGGATCGCGGCCAGCGCGGAACCGCTCTACCAGCCCGGCTACACCGAGTTCGATGCGAGCGCGCTCGATCTCGCGCGCGAAGACAACAGCCAGGTCAACGTCTATACCGCCGCGCCGGATGGCCTCCCAAGCGCCCCCCCCGGCGCGATCGGCCCCGTATACGCCATCGTGCCCGATGAGCTCTACCAGAGGCCCCAGCGCGTGTGGATTCCGCTCGAAGGCGATCTGCAAGCCACCGACGTCTCCGTACAGTACTACTTCGCGGACAAGTCCGGCGAGGCGAGCGGTTGGCAACCCGCGGGCGCCATCCGCGGATGGACCGTCCCGGACACCTTTGTAGCGCTGGAACTGGACGGCGTCCGCTATGTCGGCTTCGTCGTGCGGCACGGCGGCCTGATCCAGATCAGCACCGCCGCCCTCCGCTCCATGAAGCCCGCCCAGGCCGCCATGCTTCCGCTCGAGGATTTGGTGCGGTCGCACGGAGGAAACGGAATCGTTATCCTCGGATTGCTCGGAGCCCTCTGCCTGCACGCCATGCGCCGGCGGCGATACATCGCCCCCTGACGGGTTGCGGACGGAATTCGGATCGCCGCGCCGGTACCCGCCGGCGCGGCGGAGGCTTGCCCAGATGATAGAGTTCAAGTGCCCCCACTGCGGGAAAGCACTGCACCTGCGCGACGAGTACGCCGGGCGGGATGGCTGGTGCCGCGTCTGCCGGAAGATGGTCATCGTGCCCGGCTCCGGCGAAGTCGCCCGCGTGGAGGACCTCCCGCCCGAAATCGGCTACCCCCGCCTCCAGCGCCTCCTGCAATACGCCGCGGGCAAGGCCGAGGACGCGCGCGCCCTTCGCCTCGACTGGGATCGAGAAAAGCGCCGCCTCGAAGATATCGAAGCCGAAATGAAACATGCGCGCGACGCCCTGGCGGCGGAAGTCCGGCGAGCCGAGACGATGCGCGCCCAACTGGACGCCCTCCAGCGCGATCGAGACGCCCTGCAGCACGATTACGACGCCCTGCAGCGCGATCGCGATGACGCCGTCGCGCGCGCCAAAGATCTCGAATCGGCGCTGCGCGAGCGCTCGGAAAACGTCGCCAGCGGCGATCCGGGCGCCGAAACGCTCCAGCGCGAACTGGACCGCGAGCGGCAGGCCCGGGAGGAGGCGGAAGCGCGCCTGGACGAGAGGGACCGGCGGATCGGCGATCAGGATGCCGCGATCCAGCGGCTCGAATCATTCGAAAACGAGGCCCGCCTCAAACGCGTCGAACTGGAATCCGCGCTGGACGCGTCGCGCGCCGCCCTCGAACTTGCGGACGCGGATCGCGCGCGCCTCCTCCGCGAAATTGCCGATCTCGAAGCCGCCGCCGGCGAGCAGGCGGATCAGCTGCGCCAGGAAGTGGCCGCCTTGGAAGTCGCCCTCGCCGCAGCCCGCGCCGCCCTCTCCGAGGACGAACAAGCCCAGCGGAAGCGCGTCGCCGACCGCGACGCAACCATCGCCATGCTGCGCGCGGAGCTCGGGGAGACCCGCGCCGCGGCCGCCGCCGATCGCGAAACCCGCTCCGGTTATGCGGCCGATCTTGAAGCCGAAATCATGAACCTGAATGAAATCCTCGCCGGCCGCGGGACCGATGATCGCGAGGCCGAAGCCCTCCGAAAACGGATCGCCGATCAGAACGCGGAATTGGACCAGCTCCGCGCCAGGGTGAGCGAATTGGAACTACAGGCCACGGATTGGGCCGACGCCCTTGAACCCGGCGGCGCGGAAGTGGATGTCATCCTGCTGGATCCCGATTCCCCGCCCGCCTTTCAAAGCGCCCCGGAAGACCCCGCTCCCGGCGCCCCCACGGCAGCCGACCCGCGCCGCGCGCGCGAACAAAAGGACATGATGGAGGCCCTTTCGGATTTCCTGAACAAGTAGGTTACAATAGGAAGTGCGCGCCTTGAGCTCGCGCCCGGACACTCGTCCGAGCCCGCAGCCCGCGGCGACCAACATGGGGCCTTAAATGCGCAAACTCTTCATAACCTGCGACTGCGGCCAGCAGATGCAAGTGCCGCGCTCCGCCATCGGAAAGATGGGGCAGTGCCCCTCCTGCGGCCAGCGGATCCCCATCAATCGCGATACCACCTCCCGCGCACCCCAGGCCCGACCCTCCATCGAAGGCATGACGCGAAACCGATGGGGTGGGGGAGCCCGCCCCTCTCTCGACGCAAAACAGCGCTTCGGCCGCGCCGTCGATCTCTACTGCGCCGGACATTTCGGCGAAGCCCTGGCCATCTTCGACGCCCTCAAAGCCGAATTCCCCGATAGCGCCGAGATCGATCGCGCCCGCAGGCAATGCATCGAAGCCCGAAACCGCGACCCCATCCAGTTGCCCGGCCCCGCGGGCGGACCCATCGCGGGCGATGAGTTCGACGGCGAGACCATACGCGCCCTCCGGCGCATCGCCGTGGAAAAAATGCTACACGGCTCCACCGACGCCGTCCAGATACAGGCCGCCGAACTGGTCGCGCGCCTCGCCGGCGTCTACAATGGCCCCGAGCAGCAAGACTCGGATTCCGCAACCGGAGCCGCCGCGCAGCGGGATGCCGGTTCCAACGGCCACGCGCGCGATCGGATCCACGGCGGCGGCGCGGATGCGCCCGCGGATCAGCCCGACTCGCGGCAGGCCGCGGACGAGGCCCCGGAGTCCTGATTTCCCGCATCCGCCAGCCCCGCGCCGGCGCGGGCCAACCGGAGTGTACAACCCGTGCGTAATTTCCTGGCCACCCTCATTTCCGCGCTGTTCCTCGCGCAGACGCCCCTCGTACACGCCGCGCCCGATCAGGCGCTCCCCGAGCATGCCGGCGCCCATCCCGTTTCTTCCCCGGAGTACAGCGGTATAGACCAGATCCTCGTCCTCTCCAGCTCCTGGGTGATTGTCGTCACCTCCACCATGCCGGAACTCATGGACGAAATCGACCGCCTCGCCCACGGCCAGTTCTACCGCTCGCTCGACGTCTGGAAAAAAAGCCAGCAGGAAGGCCGCCTCGACTGGAATACCCGCAAGGCCATTTCCGCCCTGCGCGACGACTACATCACCCAGGCCCGGGAAAACGTCGGCGAACGCGCCCTCAAATCCCCCGAGACCTACACCATTCAAAGCCCCGGCGATCCCGCCTACGCGGATCCCGTCGCCCCGGCGGAAGTGGGGTACACGCTCGTCGGACTCGGCGCGGGCCGCCACACCGGCGGCCACGAAATCGACTACGCCCACTATGCCTACCTGCGCCTCCCTTCGCCCATGAAGCCCGGGCAGCGCTACACCTTCACCGCCATGGGCGACAAGCAAGCCACATTGCACTACGACGAGAGCCATACCGTCTCTCGCGCCATCAAGGTCAACCAGATCGGCTACCTCAGCACCGCCCCGCGAAAATTCGCCTACCTCGGCGCGCACATCTACGGCGTGGGCCCGCTCGACTGCGCCCCCTATACCCGCTTCGAGGTCGTCAACGCGGACACCGGCGACGTCGCCCTGCGCGGGGAGGTCCAATTGCGCGACCGGAGCGCCCGTATCGCCTCCGAAGGCGCGAAGTCCGGCGACGAACCCCCGCCCCTCATCAATGGCGAAGACGTTTACGAGCTCGACCTGACCGGACTCCGCGAAACCTGCGACTTCTTCATCCGGGTGCCCGGCATGGGCCGCTCCTGGCCCTTCCGCCACGCGCCCGATGTCTACGCGCCGGTTTTCAAGACCGCCGCCCGCGCCCTCTACCACCAGCGCTGCGGCGTCGCCTGCGAAGCCCCCTACACCGGCTGGACGCGCCCCCAATGCCACACCGCCCCCGTCTACGAATCGGATCTCATCGCCTTCGGCCTCGGCGAGTTCAACCCGCCCGAAAACTACAACGTCTTCGATATCGTCGGTGGCTCCATCGACAAGTCCCGAATGACCGAAAACGTCCGCGGCGGCTGGCACGACGCCGCCGACTGGGATCGCCGAAACCAGCACTACACCGTCGTCTTCGATCTCCTCTACGCCTACGAGCTCGCGCCCGAAAACTTTACCGACGGCCAGCTCACTATCCCCGAGTCCGGCAATGGCGTCCCCGACATCCTCGACGAAGCCGCGTTCGGCCTCGAAGTCTGGGCCCGCAGCATGACCCCGGAGGGCGGCGTCTCCGGCTACGTCGAAACCCACACCCATCCGCGCCTCAACGACGATGTCGACTACGCATTCTCCCGCCGCACCCGATGGGATTCCCTGCTCTTCGCCGCCGCCGCCGCCCAGCTCGCCCAGCATCTCAAAAACTTCGACGGCAGCGAAAGCGAACGCTGGGAAGCCCTCGCAAAACGCGCCTGGGCCTTCGGCAGCGACCCCGCAAACAGCCTCGGGCAGGTCGAGATTGCCGCGCGGCGCAATCGGGGATCCGGCGAACCCTATACCCTCACCTGGGAAGAAAAAGAAAACTACGTCACGCCCTACCGCCTCCACGCGCGTATTCGCATGCACCGCCTCACCGGCGACAAGAGCTACCTGGAAGGCCTCTCCGATGACATGCGCGGCTTCCCCCGGCCCTACCAGTGGCCGCGTACGCTTAAAGACTACTGGCCCTGGTTCAGCTACGCCCTGGCCGGCGCCGATTCCGTACTCCCCGATTTCCAGCGAAAGCGCATCCTCCGCGAGCACCTCATCGCGCCCGCCGAGGACCTGCTCGCCCACCTCGACAAGATCCCCTACCGCCGCACCTGGCCCCGAAACCAGGCCGGCTTTATGGGCTGGGGAAACACCGACATGACCAACGCAGGGCGCGCCCTCCTTATCGCCCACGACCTCACCGGAGACGCCCGATTCCGGGACGCCGCCATCCTCAATTTCGATTTCATGCTCGGGGCCAACCCCATGGGCATGTCCTGGACCACCGGCCTCGGCTACGTTTACCCCACCGACATCCAGCACGAGATCAGCCAGAAAGACGGCATCCCCGATCCCGTCCCCGGCATCACCATCTACGGCGTCACCGGCGGAATGTTTCGCGACCTGCGGGAAACCGTCTGGAAGTCGCCCGGCGGCGCCGCGTCCCCGAATCCCGTCGTGTTCGATTCGCCCGAAGTTCCCCTCTGGCGCCGCTGGTCCTGCCACCCGCACCTGAACGTGGGCCAATGCGAATTCACCATCCAGGAAACCATCAGCTCCACCATCTTCTGCGCCGCCATGCTCATCGATCCCGAGGTCCCCGCAACCGCCGAGGCAACCCCGCGCGCGCCCCGCCCCGCCGAGGCCCTCTATGGCCGCTGGTATCTCCCATAACCCGCCGCAAGGCGCAAATGTAGGATAGCCGTCCCGGCTGTCCACCGCGCCGCAAGGCGCAAAGGATCGCGGACATTCCTGTCCGCGACAAAGCGAGCCCACCTCCAAAAGCTCCCCTGACCCCACCAAAACCACCTCGAAAAGAAAGTGGCACAGCCGTCCCCGCCTCACCCAACGCGCGCGCAGAACACAGTACGCGCAATGCCAACCCCATCACCCAAAGCTACAACAGAAGCGTGGACCAATGGGAGCGCGGGCGGCCCGCCCGCAACGCGCCGGAAGGCGCAAAGGATCGCGGGCATTCCTGCCGGCGGCAAAGCCCCCTTCGACTTCCGACGGGCACGCAACGCTGGAATCGGGCCAAGTCCGCAAAAAGCAGGCTGAAAGTCCGCCGCAGGCGGAATAACCGTCCCGGCTGTCCGGCTGTCCGGCTGTCTAACGCAACCCCAAATTGCGCGCCGGATCGCCGTGTGATAGACTCTCAACTAATCAGTTGACGAAAAAATAGTTTTTACACCCCGCCCCCGGACCCATAGCCCCAATGCCCAACGTCCCCAACAACATACAAGGCAAGCCCAGGCGATTCACCATCGACGGCTCCGAAGATCTCGAAAAACGGATCGCCCGGGACATGGATCGCGTCCGCGATGCCGCGCTGAAGGCCGTCGGCCCGGAAAACCTCACCGCGCTCGTCCTCGGCGGGGGCTACGGGCGTGGGGAGGGGGGCGTGCACCTGGTCGACGGCGAGGAGCGCGTCTACAACGACTACGACTTCTTCGTCGTTGTCCCCTTTCGCGCCCGTAACCAGCGACAAGCGGTCGCCGCCCGACTCGACGCGCTCAAGGCCGAACTCGATCCCGCCTGCGGCGTGCACGTCGATTTCGGGCCCCCCATTCCTGCCGAAAATCTGCCCCTGCTCCCCTATGAACTCATGTATATGGAAGCAAAAGAAGGTCACGTCGTAATCCACGGCCCGAACGATGTGTTCGACGCCATGCCGAACTACGATCCCGCGCGACCGCCCCTCGAAGAATGCGCCCGCCTCTTCATGAACCGTGGCGTCGGCCTCGTGCTGGCCGGAAGAACGCTCCGCGAGCCGGGGCGTCTTGATCGCGAGTCCTTCGAATTCGTCGTCCGCAACATCCAGAAGGCCTATATGGCGATGGGGGATAGCGTCCTCTTTCGGGTAGGCCGCTACCGAACGCGCTATTCGGAACGCCTTGCCGTCCTCGAAAACCTCAACCTCGACAGCATCCCCGACGCCCTCGGCCTCATCGACGCCTACCGCGCCGCGATCGAATTCAAGCTGCGCCCCCGGCACGACGTCCCCGAAGGATTGACGCTCGCCGCCTGGCATGCCCGCGCCGCGGAGCGCTTCCTCGACATGTTCCTCTGGTTCGAGCGCGCACGCCTCGGTTATCCCGGGATGTCCTGGGACGAGTACGCCGCGCTGCCCGCAAGGCTGCCCCGCCCGCGCGGCGGCGCGATGGCCCGGTGCCTCGCCCAGAACATCCGCCACGGCCGCGCCCTCGGCCTGGGGCCCGACTGCTTCCTGCAGCCCCGCGACCGCATTCTCAAGCGGCTCCCCGCACTGCTGGCCCCCCGCGCAAGCGGGGACGCCGCCCCCCTGATCAAACTCTGGTCTCATATTGGCTGAAGCGCGCCGCGAAAGGAGCGAGTTCCGCGTGAATAGCACATCAGAAACCACCGCAAACGAAGCCGCGCCCTCCGCCGGATCCCGGCCGCGCGTGGCGATCGTGATGCGCTCAAAAAACGAGCAGCCCTACGCCGCAAGAACCCTCGCCGCCCTCCAGACACAGACCTACCGCGAATTCACCCTCTACAACGTCGATTCCGGCTCCACCGATGGCACCCTCGAGGCCGTACGCCAATTC
Protein-coding sequences here:
- a CDS encoding glycoside hydrolase family 9 protein; the protein is MRNFLATLISALFLAQTPLVHAAPDQALPEHAGAHPVSSPEYSGIDQILVLSSSWVIVVTSTMPELMDEIDRLAHGQFYRSLDVWKKSQQEGRLDWNTRKAISALRDDYITQARENVGERALKSPETYTIQSPGDPAYADPVAPAEVGYTLVGLGAGRHTGGHEIDYAHYAYLRLPSPMKPGQRYTFTAMGDKQATLHYDESHTVSRAIKVNQIGYLSTAPRKFAYLGAHIYGVGPLDCAPYTRFEVVNADTGDVALRGEVQLRDRSARIASEGAKSGDEPPPLINGEDVYELDLTGLRETCDFFIRVPGMGRSWPFRHAPDVYAPVFKTAARALYHQRCGVACEAPYTGWTRPQCHTAPVYESDLIAFGLGEFNPPENYNVFDIVGGSIDKSRMTENVRGGWHDAADWDRRNQHYTVVFDLLYAYELAPENFTDGQLTIPESGNGVPDILDEAAFGLEVWARSMTPEGGVSGYVETHTHPRLNDDVDYAFSRRTRWDSLLFAAAAAQLAQHLKNFDGSESERWEALAKRAWAFGSDPANSLGQVEIAARRNRGSGEPYTLTWEEKENYVTPYRLHARIRMHRLTGDKSYLEGLSDDMRGFPRPYQWPRTLKDYWPWFSYALAGADSVLPDFQRKRILREHLIAPAEDLLAHLDKIPYRRTWPRNQAGFMGWGNTDMTNAGRALLIAHDLTGDARFRDAAILNFDFMLGANPMGMSWTTGLGYVYPTDIQHEISQKDGIPDPVPGITIYGVTGGMFRDLRETVWKSPGGAASPNPVVFDSPEVPLWRRWSCHPHLNVGQCEFTIQETISSTIFCAAMLIDPEVPATAEATPRAPRPAEALYGRWYLP